A genomic stretch from Lathyrus oleraceus cultivar Zhongwan6 chromosome 2, CAAS_Psat_ZW6_1.0, whole genome shotgun sequence includes:
- the LOC127119239 gene encoding ATP-dependent 6-phosphofructokinase 5, chloroplastic has protein sequence MDTLPHVITTPNLTTTFRHGLTTSTLRYSNPRLFRSFKVANNFRVSSELKSRNNTTTIDYTDPDWKMKFTENFEKRFRLPHVTDTLPDSVSMPSTFCLKMRTPVKSGVPGNYQLDEEWNGYINDNDRVLLKTIYHSSPTSAGAECIDPGCNWVEQWVHRAGPRKNIYFKPEEVKAAIVTCGGLCPGLNDVIRQIVITLEIYGVKKIVGIPFGYRGFTNKELTEVPLSRKVVQNIHLSGGSLLGVSRGGPDVSEIVDSLEERGINMLFVLGGNGTHAGANAIHNECCKRRLKVSIIGVPKTIDNDILLMDKTFGFDTAVEEAQRAINAAYIEAHSAYHGIGIVKLMGRSSGFIAMQSSLASGQIDICLIPEVPFNLHGPHGVLSHLKYLIESKGSAVVCVAEGAGQNLLKKTNATDASGNVIFGDIGVYIQQETKKHFKEIGIHADVKYIDPTYMIRACRANASDGILCTVLGQNAVHGAFAGFSGITVGTCNTHYAYFPIPEVISHPQLVDPNSRMWHRCLTSTGQPDFD, from the exons ATGGATACTCTCCCGCACGTGATCACCACCCCTAACCTCACAACAACCTTTCGTCATGGTTTAACGACTTCTACACTCCGTTACTCCAACCCTCGTCTTTTCCGTTCATTCAAGGTCGCAAATAACTTTCGCGTCTCTTCCGAGCTTAAGAGCCGCAACAACACAACGACAATTGATTATACTGATCCTGATTGGAAAATGAAGTTCACGGAGAATTTCGAAAAGCGGTTTAGACTCCCTCATGTTACTGATACGTTACCTGATTCTGTTTCTATGCCTTCGACTTTTTGTCTCAAAATGAG GACTCCTGTGAAGAGTGGCGTTCCCGGGAATTATCAGTTGGATGAGGAGTGGAATGGGTATATTAATGATAATGATAGAGTGCTGCTTAAG ACAATATACCATTCATCACCCACATCTGCTGGCGCCGAGTGCATTGATCCTGGTTGTAATTGGGTAGAGCAATG GGTTCATCGAGCTGGACCTCGGAAAAATATATACTTCAAACCAGAAGAAGTAAAGGCAGCCATTGTTACTTGTGGAGGACTGTGTCCTGGTCTTAACGATGTCATTAGACAG ATTGTAATCACACTTGAAATATATGGTGTAAAAAAGATTGTTGGTATTCCTTTTGGCTATCGCGGCTTTACTAACAAAGAGTTGACAGAAGTACCG CTTTCAAGGAAAGTAGTTCAAAATATCCATCTTTCCGGTGGTAGCCTATTAGGAGTTTCACGCGGAGGACCTGATGTTAGTGAAATTGTGGACAGTTTGGAG GAAAGAGGGATCAACATGCTCTTCGTGCTGGGTGGAAATGGTACACATGCTGGTGCAAATGCAATTCACAATGAG TGCTGTAAAAGAAGACTTAAAGTGTCGATAATCGGAGTGCCGAAAACTATAGACAATGACATTCTGTTGATGGACAAAACTTTTGGCTTTGACACTGCGGTAGAAGAAGCCCAAAGAGCAATAAATGCTGCATACATTGAG GCGCATAGTGCATATCATGGAATTGGGATCGTGAAATTAATGGGTCGTAGTAGTGGATTCATCGCAATGCAATCTTCATTAGCCAGTGGACAGATTGACATATGTCTAATCCCCGAG GTTCCTTTCAATCTGCATGGACCTCATGGAGTTTTGAGTCATCTCAAGTACCTTATAGAATCAAAGGGATCAGCTGTAGTTTGTGTAGCAGAGGGAGCTGGACAG AATTTACTTAAAAAAACTAATGCTACTGATGCTTCTGGGAATGTTATATTTGGAGACATTGGCGTTTATATCCAACAAGAG ACGAAAAAACATTTCAAGGAGATTGGTATTCATGCTGATGTGAAATATATTGATCCAACATACATGATCCGTGCGTGTCGAGCAAATGCTTCAGATGGAATTTTATGCACCGTACTTGGACAAAATGCG GTTCATGGTGCATTTGCTGGATTTAGTGGCATTACAGTAGGCACATGTAACACACATTATGCTTACTTTCCAATCCCCGAAGTAATATCGCATCCTCAGTTGGTGGATCCCAACAGTCGAATGTGGCATCGATGCTTAACTTCGACAGGCCAGCCGGACTTTGATTGA